The proteins below are encoded in one region of Drosophila santomea strain STO CAGO 1482 chromosome 3R, Prin_Dsan_1.1, whole genome shotgun sequence:
- the LOC120451224 gene encoding GATOR complex protein WDR24 isoform X2, with protein sequence MPDSVEDTFTISLRICLEGHANALALNKDNNQIALAGRSLLKVYSINSNGFTESCNMRGKNQNLSYSANDVAWSTLDSNLLATAATNGVVSVWDLSKFGRQKQLLVYNEHERTAHTVTFHSSEPNILISGSQDGTIKCFDIRSDKSVNTYFCNSESVRDVKFSPHTQNIFSAVSENGTVQLWDMRKWDKCMVQFTAHYGPVYTCDWHPTRNWLATGSRDKQIKVWNMDGRPGLEHTIHTIAVVGRVKWRPERTYHIASCALVVDYSVHVWDIRRPYIPFASFNEHTNVTTGIAWQGSDSHCLLSISKDSTIYKHAFKDATRPALKANAQGASLGRFGDISFANKIKEYEPKSSGASNTKSSSFIRRKTNVAGSIQFHLDHSKMYKFMVNDTFSGHPLSESVSRPTQEHESFIGCARELVISGKKLAELCEHNAEVSKKYGKHNATTLWNFIKLFYGSNHFEPPFEHRSSFSNQKNPMNSRRSTQVASDWPQQRTDLGQDLNGNTPETAHEIDVANVDDDPLGSSGVEHPPTSSVILSETQIISEITFDNFELLRNGFIYVGPTECPKALAFPALHHDVQAARPQLDLKASDHEKSPPPHVPTVLKVSHVPPIPMWEPHKFVSDALMLMNDVGDVQTALTVLIALGEARKLLPIDDALVEHWFYTYVDQLHRYELWNEACEVINRSWLRSVQQLNQHSTAMHTNCGECGRPMGGKVGWYCDKCKSMQSAKCCVCGLIVRGVYAWCQGCSHGGHIEHLQKYFAKHSKCPKCGHLCAYS encoded by the exons ATGCCCGATTCCGTGGAGGACACCTTCACAATCTCGCTGCGGATATGCCTGGAAGGACACGCGAACGCCCTGGCCCTGAACAAGGACAACAACCAGATTGCTTTGGCCGGAAGAAGCT TGCTTAAGGTGTACTCCATAAACAGCAATGGATTTACGGAATCATGTAATATGCGCGGGAAGAACCAGAACCTTAGCTACTCCGCCAACGATGTGGCCTGGTCCACTTTGGATAGCAATCTTTTGGCTACGGCGGCCACGAACGGAGTAGTTTCCGTGTGGGATCTCTCCAAGTTCGGCAGGCAGAAGCAGCTGCTAGTTTACAACGAACATGAACGCACCGCCCACACCGTGACTTTCCACAGCAGCGAGCCTAACATCCTGATCTCCGGTTCCCAGGATGGCACCATCAAGTGTTTCGACATCCGATCGGATAAGTCGGTCAACACCTACTTCTGCAACTCGGAATCTGTGCGGGATGTCAAGTTCAGTCCGCACACACAGAACATATTCTCCGCCGTCTCCGAGAATGGAACTGTACAGTTGTGGGACATGAGGAAGTGGGACAAGTGCATGGTGCAGTTTACGGCGCACTATGGCCCAGTATACACCTGCGACTGGCATCCCACAAGGAATTGGCTGGCCACCGGGAGTCGGGACAAGCAGATCAAGGTGTGGAACATGGATGGCAGGCCGGGATTGGAGCACACCATCCACACAATCGCCGTGGTGGGACGGGTTAAGTGGCGACCAGAAAGAAC GTATCACATCGCCAGCTGTGCTCTTGTGGTGGACTACAGCGTTCATGTGTGGGACATCCGCAGACCCTACATACCCTTCGCCTCCTTCAACGAGCACACCAATGTGACCACTGGAATTGCGTGGCAGGGCAGCGACTCGCATTGTCTTTTGTCCATCAGCAAGGACTCAACCATTTACAAACATGCTTTTAAGGATGCAACGCGGCCAGCGCTGAAGGCAAATGCTCAGGGAGCTAGCTTGGGCAGATTCGGGGACATCTCCTTTGCCAACAAAATAAAGGAGTATGAGCCCAAGAGCAGTGGTGCATCCAATACCAAGTCCTCCAGCTTCAT TCGCCGGAAGACGAATGTGGCGGGCAGCATTCAGTTCCATTTGGACCATTCCAAGATGTACAAATTCATGGTCAACGACACG TTTTCCGGACATCCTCTGAGTGAATCTGTTTCAAGACCTACCCAAGAACACGAGAGTTTTATTGGCTGTGCCAGGGAGCTGGTTATCAGTGGTAAAAAACTGGCGGAGCTTTGCGAGCACAATGCAGAGGTTTCCAAAAAATACGGCAAACATAAT GCCACCACATTGTGGAACTTTATCAAACTGTTCTACGGCAGCAATCACTTTGAGCCTCCCTTCGAGCACCGCTCCTCCTTCTCGAATCAAAAGAACCCAATGAACTCTCGAAGATCCACGCAAGTAGCCAGCGATTGGCCTCAGCAGCGAACTGATCTAGGCCAGGATCTCAATGGAAACACGCCGGAAACAGCCCACGAGATTGATGTGGCGAATGTCGACGATGATCCGCTCGGTAGCAGCGGTGTAGAGCATCCGCCTACAAGCTCAGTGATTCTGTCCGAAACGCAAATCATCAGCGAGATTACCTTTGACAACTTTGAGCTCTTGCGCAATGGGTTTATTTACGTGGGTCCCACCGAGTGCCCCAAAGCTTTGGCTTTCCCCGCCCTTCATCACGATGTGCAGGCAGCACGACCACAACTGGATCTCAAGGCTTCCGATCACGAAAAGTCACCT CCACCGCATGTTCCCACTGTTTTAAAAGTCAGCCATGTCCCGCCCATTCCCATGTGGGAACCGCATAAGTTCGTGTCCGATGCCCTCATGCTAATGAACGATGTGGGCGATGTGCAAACAGCTCTGACAGTCCTTATAGCGCTGGGAGAGGCTCGGAAACTCTTGCCCATTGACGATGCATTGGTG gAGCACTGGTTTTACACATACGTGGACCAGCTGCATCGCTATGAGCTGTGGAATGAGGCCTGCGAGGTTATCAACCGCTCCTGGCTGAGATCGGTACAGCAGCTCAACCAGCACTCGACCGCCATGCACACGAATTGTGGCGAGTGTGGACGTCCAATGGGCGGCAAGGTGGGATGGTACTGTGACAAGTGCAAGTCCATGCAGTCAGCCAAGTGCTGCGTCTGCGGTTTGATCGTCCGGGGAGTCTACGCCTGGTGCCAAGGATGCTCTCACGGAGGACACATAGAGCACCTGCAGAAATACTTTGCCAAGCACTCCAAGTGCCCCAAGTGCGGACATCTTTGCGCGTACTCATGA
- the LOC120451224 gene encoding GATOR complex protein WDR24 isoform X1 translates to MPDSVEDTFTISLRICLEGHANALALNKDNNQIALAGRSLLKVYSINSNGFTESCNMRGKNQNLSYSANDVAWSTLDSNLLATAATNGVVSVWDLSKFGRQKQLLVYNEHERTAHTVTFHSSEPNILISGSQDGTIKCFDIRSDKSVNTYFCNSESVRDVKFSPHTQNIFSAVSENGTVQLWDMRKWDKCMVQFTAHYGPVYTCDWHPTRNWLATGSRDKQIKVWNMDGRPGLEHTIHTIAVVGRVKWRPERTYHIASCALVVDYSVHVWDIRRPYIPFASFNEHTNVTTGIAWQGSDSHCLLSISKDSTIYKHAFKDATRPALKANAQGASLGRFGDISFANKIKEYEPKSSGASNTKSSSFISRRKTNVAGSIQFHLDHSKMYKFMVNDTFSGHPLSESVSRPTQEHESFIGCARELVISGKKLAELCEHNAEVSKKYGKHNATTLWNFIKLFYGSNHFEPPFEHRSSFSNQKNPMNSRRSTQVASDWPQQRTDLGQDLNGNTPETAHEIDVANVDDDPLGSSGVEHPPTSSVILSETQIISEITFDNFELLRNGFIYVGPTECPKALAFPALHHDVQAARPQLDLKASDHEKSPPPHVPTVLKVSHVPPIPMWEPHKFVSDALMLMNDVGDVQTALTVLIALGEARKLLPIDDALVEHWFYTYVDQLHRYELWNEACEVINRSWLRSVQQLNQHSTAMHTNCGECGRPMGGKVGWYCDKCKSMQSAKCCVCGLIVRGVYAWCQGCSHGGHIEHLQKYFAKHSKCPKCGHLCAYS, encoded by the exons ATGCCCGATTCCGTGGAGGACACCTTCACAATCTCGCTGCGGATATGCCTGGAAGGACACGCGAACGCCCTGGCCCTGAACAAGGACAACAACCAGATTGCTTTGGCCGGAAGAAGCT TGCTTAAGGTGTACTCCATAAACAGCAATGGATTTACGGAATCATGTAATATGCGCGGGAAGAACCAGAACCTTAGCTACTCCGCCAACGATGTGGCCTGGTCCACTTTGGATAGCAATCTTTTGGCTACGGCGGCCACGAACGGAGTAGTTTCCGTGTGGGATCTCTCCAAGTTCGGCAGGCAGAAGCAGCTGCTAGTTTACAACGAACATGAACGCACCGCCCACACCGTGACTTTCCACAGCAGCGAGCCTAACATCCTGATCTCCGGTTCCCAGGATGGCACCATCAAGTGTTTCGACATCCGATCGGATAAGTCGGTCAACACCTACTTCTGCAACTCGGAATCTGTGCGGGATGTCAAGTTCAGTCCGCACACACAGAACATATTCTCCGCCGTCTCCGAGAATGGAACTGTACAGTTGTGGGACATGAGGAAGTGGGACAAGTGCATGGTGCAGTTTACGGCGCACTATGGCCCAGTATACACCTGCGACTGGCATCCCACAAGGAATTGGCTGGCCACCGGGAGTCGGGACAAGCAGATCAAGGTGTGGAACATGGATGGCAGGCCGGGATTGGAGCACACCATCCACACAATCGCCGTGGTGGGACGGGTTAAGTGGCGACCAGAAAGAAC GTATCACATCGCCAGCTGTGCTCTTGTGGTGGACTACAGCGTTCATGTGTGGGACATCCGCAGACCCTACATACCCTTCGCCTCCTTCAACGAGCACACCAATGTGACCACTGGAATTGCGTGGCAGGGCAGCGACTCGCATTGTCTTTTGTCCATCAGCAAGGACTCAACCATTTACAAACATGCTTTTAAGGATGCAACGCGGCCAGCGCTGAAGGCAAATGCTCAGGGAGCTAGCTTGGGCAGATTCGGGGACATCTCCTTTGCCAACAAAATAAAGGAGTATGAGCCCAAGAGCAGTGGTGCATCCAATACCAAGTCCTCCAGCTTCAT AAGTCGCCGGAAGACGAATGTGGCGGGCAGCATTCAGTTCCATTTGGACCATTCCAAGATGTACAAATTCATGGTCAACGACACG TTTTCCGGACATCCTCTGAGTGAATCTGTTTCAAGACCTACCCAAGAACACGAGAGTTTTATTGGCTGTGCCAGGGAGCTGGTTATCAGTGGTAAAAAACTGGCGGAGCTTTGCGAGCACAATGCAGAGGTTTCCAAAAAATACGGCAAACATAAT GCCACCACATTGTGGAACTTTATCAAACTGTTCTACGGCAGCAATCACTTTGAGCCTCCCTTCGAGCACCGCTCCTCCTTCTCGAATCAAAAGAACCCAATGAACTCTCGAAGATCCACGCAAGTAGCCAGCGATTGGCCTCAGCAGCGAACTGATCTAGGCCAGGATCTCAATGGAAACACGCCGGAAACAGCCCACGAGATTGATGTGGCGAATGTCGACGATGATCCGCTCGGTAGCAGCGGTGTAGAGCATCCGCCTACAAGCTCAGTGATTCTGTCCGAAACGCAAATCATCAGCGAGATTACCTTTGACAACTTTGAGCTCTTGCGCAATGGGTTTATTTACGTGGGTCCCACCGAGTGCCCCAAAGCTTTGGCTTTCCCCGCCCTTCATCACGATGTGCAGGCAGCACGACCACAACTGGATCTCAAGGCTTCCGATCACGAAAAGTCACCT CCACCGCATGTTCCCACTGTTTTAAAAGTCAGCCATGTCCCGCCCATTCCCATGTGGGAACCGCATAAGTTCGTGTCCGATGCCCTCATGCTAATGAACGATGTGGGCGATGTGCAAACAGCTCTGACAGTCCTTATAGCGCTGGGAGAGGCTCGGAAACTCTTGCCCATTGACGATGCATTGGTG gAGCACTGGTTTTACACATACGTGGACCAGCTGCATCGCTATGAGCTGTGGAATGAGGCCTGCGAGGTTATCAACCGCTCCTGGCTGAGATCGGTACAGCAGCTCAACCAGCACTCGACCGCCATGCACACGAATTGTGGCGAGTGTGGACGTCCAATGGGCGGCAAGGTGGGATGGTACTGTGACAAGTGCAAGTCCATGCAGTCAGCCAAGTGCTGCGTCTGCGGTTTGATCGTCCGGGGAGTCTACGCCTGGTGCCAAGGATGCTCTCACGGAGGACACATAGAGCACCTGCAGAAATACTTTGCCAAGCACTCCAAGTGCCCCAAGTGCGGACATCTTTGCGCGTACTCATGA
- the LOC120451229 gene encoding probable glucosamine 6-phosphate N-acetyltransferase isoform X2, with translation MVQLTEETYLYDPNLLLKLDFHRSPANFKPFISAANPGEPWMKVRPLKDTDYDRGFLQLLSQLTHVGNVNRTQFLTRFSQMKASGDYFVTVIEDTRKNEIIGAASLVIERKFIHNCAVRGRLEDVVVNDTYRGKQLGKLIVVTVSLLAEELGCYKMSLDCKDKLIKFYESLGYVAIPGNSNSMTIRYDEGPTLKRNATSAGSSGTVGDSCQTVVVILPFKSTFIK, from the exons ATGGTGCAACTTACG GAGGAGACATATCTGTACGATCCCAATCTGCTGTTGAAACTGGACTTTCATCGCAGTCCCGCCAATTTTAAGCCCTTCATTTCGGCGGCTAATCCCGGCGAGCCCTGGATGAAAGTGCGTCCTCTCAAGGACACCGACTACGATCGTGGATTCCTGCAGCTGCTCTCCCAGCTTACCCATGTGGGCAATGTAAATCGCACGCAGTTCTTGA CCCGCTTCTCGCAGATGAAAGCCAGTGGGGATTACTTTGTCACCGTCATTGAGGACACTCGCAAGAATGAGATTATTGGAGCTGCATCCTTGGTGATCGAGCGCAAGTTCATCCATAACTGTGCTGTG CGTGGTCGTCTAGAGGATGTGGTGGTAAATGACACCTATCGCGGCAAGCAACTGGGAAAGCT GATCGTGGTCACCGTATCGCTGCTGGCCGAGGAACTGGGCTGCTACAAAATGTCGCTGGACTGCAAGGACAAGCTGATCAAGTTCTACGAGTCGCTCGGTTACGTAGCCATTCCCGGAAACTCCAATTCCATGACCATTCGCTACGATGAGGGGCCAACGCTCAAGCGGAATGCTACCTCAGCCGGCTCCAGTGGAACAGTGGGCGACTCCTGCCAAACT GTGGTTGTAATATTACCTTTTAAGAGCACCTTCATCAAGTAG
- the LOC120451229 gene encoding probable glucosamine 6-phosphate N-acetyltransferase isoform X1, whose protein sequence is MVQLTEETYLYDPNLLLKLDFHRSPANFKPFISAANPGEPWMKVRPLKDTDYDRGFLQLLSQLTHVGNVNRTQFLTRFSQMKASGDYFVTVIEDTRKNEIIGAASLVIERKFIHNCAVRGRLEDVVVNDTYRGKQLGKLIVVTVSLLAEELGCYKMSLDCKDKLIKFYESLGYVAIPGNSNSMTIRYDEGPTLKRNATSAGSSGTVGDSCQTNSQFYNFFSPFCY, encoded by the exons ATGGTGCAACTTACG GAGGAGACATATCTGTACGATCCCAATCTGCTGTTGAAACTGGACTTTCATCGCAGTCCCGCCAATTTTAAGCCCTTCATTTCGGCGGCTAATCCCGGCGAGCCCTGGATGAAAGTGCGTCCTCTCAAGGACACCGACTACGATCGTGGATTCCTGCAGCTGCTCTCCCAGCTTACCCATGTGGGCAATGTAAATCGCACGCAGTTCTTGA CCCGCTTCTCGCAGATGAAAGCCAGTGGGGATTACTTTGTCACCGTCATTGAGGACACTCGCAAGAATGAGATTATTGGAGCTGCATCCTTGGTGATCGAGCGCAAGTTCATCCATAACTGTGCTGTG CGTGGTCGTCTAGAGGATGTGGTGGTAAATGACACCTATCGCGGCAAGCAACTGGGAAAGCT GATCGTGGTCACCGTATCGCTGCTGGCCGAGGAACTGGGCTGCTACAAAATGTCGCTGGACTGCAAGGACAAGCTGATCAAGTTCTACGAGTCGCTCGGTTACGTAGCCATTCCCGGAAACTCCAATTCCATGACCATTCGCTACGATGAGGGGCCAACGCTCAAGCGGAATGCTACCTCAGCCGGCTCCAGTGGAACAGTGGGCGACTCCTGCCAAACT AACTCTCAATTTTATAACTTTTTCTCCCCTTTCTGCTACTGA
- the LOC120451229 gene encoding probable glucosamine 6-phosphate N-acetyltransferase isoform X3 — MEETYLYDPNLLLKLDFHRSPANFKPFISAANPGEPWMKVRPLKDTDYDRGFLQLLSQLTHVGNVNRTQFLTRFSQMKASGDYFVTVIEDTRKNEIIGAASLVIERKFIHNCAVRGRLEDVVVNDTYRGKQLGKLIVVTVSLLAEELGCYKMSLDCKDKLIKFYESLGYVAIPGNSNSMTIRYDEGPTLKRNATSAGSSGTVGDSCQTNSQFYNFFSPFCY; from the exons ATG GAGGAGACATATCTGTACGATCCCAATCTGCTGTTGAAACTGGACTTTCATCGCAGTCCCGCCAATTTTAAGCCCTTCATTTCGGCGGCTAATCCCGGCGAGCCCTGGATGAAAGTGCGTCCTCTCAAGGACACCGACTACGATCGTGGATTCCTGCAGCTGCTCTCCCAGCTTACCCATGTGGGCAATGTAAATCGCACGCAGTTCTTGA CCCGCTTCTCGCAGATGAAAGCCAGTGGGGATTACTTTGTCACCGTCATTGAGGACACTCGCAAGAATGAGATTATTGGAGCTGCATCCTTGGTGATCGAGCGCAAGTTCATCCATAACTGTGCTGTG CGTGGTCGTCTAGAGGATGTGGTGGTAAATGACACCTATCGCGGCAAGCAACTGGGAAAGCT GATCGTGGTCACCGTATCGCTGCTGGCCGAGGAACTGGGCTGCTACAAAATGTCGCTGGACTGCAAGGACAAGCTGATCAAGTTCTACGAGTCGCTCGGTTACGTAGCCATTCCCGGAAACTCCAATTCCATGACCATTCGCTACGATGAGGGGCCAACGCTCAAGCGGAATGCTACCTCAGCCGGCTCCAGTGGAACAGTGGGCGACTCCTGCCAAACT AACTCTCAATTTTATAACTTTTTCTCCCCTTTCTGCTACTGA
- the LOC120451228 gene encoding complex I intermediate-associated protein 30, mitochondrial, protein MNSLLRQGLRLGCRLPAVKQQIHTTAVHRTFWEREKKSGYKTKLPEPSKKQMIMDGLRDLKEEMKLWRQEVKEQFESDPILVFRPGETDVVFDFKAPDVLDKWTVTTDADHGEGKSTAALELSAAGAGLFHGEVNSDHTKDGIIKRTGYANIRTKRVRKSFKRESTYDWTQYNMLVMKVRGDGRSYLINLHTEGYFDLMWNDIYHYVLYTRGGPHWQIAKIPFSKFFLSSKGRVQDRQGAVQLNRVTHFGFSVAAKKGMDGPFGLEIDYVGLQYDPSHREEFAYEMYQTPKYIVAT, encoded by the exons ATGAATAGCCTTCTGCGACAAGGACTCCGCCTGGGCTGCCGCCTTCCGGCTGTCAAGCAGCAAATCCACACCACCGCCGTGCACAGGACATTCTGGGAGCGCGAGAAGAAGTCCGGCTACAAGACCAAGTTGCCGGAACCCTCGAAGAAACAGATGATTATGGATGGATTGAGGGACCTGAAAGAGGAGATGAAGCTGTGGCGCCAGGAGGTGAAGGAGCAGTTTGAAAGTGATCCCATCCTGGTCTTCCGGCCGGGCGAAACAGATGTGGTGTTCGATTTCAAGGCGCCGGATGTGCTGGACAAGTGGACGGTGACCACGGATGCGGATCACGGCGAGGGCAAGAGTACCGCCGCTCTGGAACTGAGTGCAGCCGGAGCTGGACTATTCCATGGCGAGGTCAACTCGGATCACACCAAGGATGGCATTATCAAAAGGACGGGATACGCAAACATACGCACGAAGAGAGTGCGG AAATCCTTCAAGCGAGAGTCCACCTACGACTGGACGCAGTACAACATGCTGGTTATGAAGGTGCGAGGCGATGGACGCAGCTACCTGATCAACCTGCACACCGAGGGCTACTTCGACCTGATGTGGAACGACATCTATCACTATGTTCTGTACACGCGCGGTGGTCCCCACTGGCAGATAGCGAAGATTCCCTTCTCCAAGTTCTTCCTCTCTTCCAAGGGACGTGTCCAGGATCGCCAGGGCGCCGTACAGTTGAATAGGGTCACCCACTTTGGATTCTCCGTCGCCGCCAAGAAGGGCATGGACGGACCGTTTGGCCTGGAAATAGACTATGTGGGTCTGCAGTATGATCCCAGCCATCGCGAGGAATTCGCCTACGAAATGTACCAGACTCCCAAATACATCGTGGCCACGTAA
- the LOC120451226 gene encoding dehydrogenase/reductase SDR family protein 7-like, with protein MKVQDMDKCAPSSDWNVLYWVLGTILMPVALPLALINIWQRFQAQKFRNQLPGKVVLITGASSGLGESLAHVFYRAGCRVILAARRTQELERVKKDLLALDVDPAYPPTVLSLDLAELNSIPEFVTRVLAVYNQVDILINNGGISVRSDVASTAVDVDLKVMVVNYFGSVALTKALLPSMVKRGSGHICFISSVQGKFAIPQRAAYSASKHALQAFADSLRAEVANKNINVSCVSPGYIRTQLSLNALTGSGSSYGKMDEATAKGMSPDKLAERILQCILRKEPDIIVSDVQAKIAYYLRHLCPSLYFWIMAKRALKLEKAEKKST; from the exons ATGAAGGTGCAGGACATGGACAAATGTGCTCCCAGCAGCGACTGGAACGTGCTTTACTGGGTGCTGGGCACGATCCTGATGCCGGTGGCTCTTCCACTGGCCCTCATTAACATTTGGCAGCGATTCCAGGCCCAAAAATTCCGCAATCAATTGCCCGGAAAG GTTGTGCTCATCACGGGCGCCAGTTCGGGACTGGGTGAGTCCCTGGCCCACGTCTTCTACCGCGCTGGATGCAGGGTCATTTTGGCGGCACGTCGCACTCAGGAATTGGAGCGTGTTAAAAAGGACCTCCTCGCTTTGGATGTG GATCCCGCTTATCCGCCGACCGTACTTTCCCTGGATCTTGCCGAACTGAATTCCATTCCAGAATTTGTCACCCGGGTGCTGGCCGTGTACAATCAGGTGGACATACTCATCAACAATGGAGGGATCAGCGTGCGATCGGATGTGGCTTCCACGGCAGTGGATGTGGATCTCAAGGTGATGGTGGTCAACTATTTTGGTAGCGTGGCTTTAACCAAAG CTCTGCTTCCTTCCATGGTGAAACGTGGTAGCGGGCACATCTGCTTCATCAGCTCCGTTCAGGGAAAATTCGCCATTCCCCAGAGGGCTGCCTATTCCGCCTCGAAACATGCACTACAGGCCTTTGCCGATTCCCTGCGTGCCGAGGTGGCCAATAAGAATATAAACGTGTCCTGCGTTAGTCCTGGCTACATACGCACCCAGCTTTCCTTAAATGCCTTGACAGGATCGGGAAGCAGCTATGGCA AAATGGATGAAGCCACGGCCAAAGGCATGTCGCCCGATAAACTAGCAGAACGCATTCTGCAATGCATTCTTCGCAAGGAACCGGACATCATTGTCAGCGATGTGCAGGCCAAGATTGCCTATTATCTGCGTCACCTTTGTCCAAGTCTCTACTTTTGGATCATGGCCAAGCGCGCCTTGAAACTGGAGAAAGCTGAGAAAAAGTCCACTTAA